A window from Pseudomonas sp. Tri1 encodes these proteins:
- a CDS encoding S4 domain-containing protein, whose translation MAQKQEEDDKVRLDKWLWAARFYKTRALAKAAIESGKVHHRGERCKPGKEPRIGDEFVIRTGFDEKTVVVEALSIVRRGAPEAQALYRETAASIAKRETAAAQRKAGALGVSTDGKPSKKQRRDLFRFHGSNSE comes from the coding sequence GTGGCACAAAAACAGGAAGAGGACGACAAGGTCCGTCTCGATAAGTGGTTGTGGGCAGCGCGATTCTATAAGACGCGGGCCCTCGCCAAGGCCGCCATCGAAAGCGGCAAGGTCCATCATCGGGGCGAACGCTGCAAACCGGGCAAGGAGCCGCGCATCGGCGACGAATTTGTCATTCGCACCGGGTTCGATGAAAAAACCGTGGTTGTCGAAGCCCTTTCGATCGTGCGCCGCGGCGCGCCTGAAGCGCAGGCGCTGTATCGCGAAACCGCAGCCAGCATCGCCAAGCGCGAAACCGCAGCGGCCCAACGCAAGGCCGGCGCCCTGGGTGTCAGCACCGATGGCAAGCCGAGCAAGAAGCAGCGCCGGGATCTGTTCAGGTTTCATGGCAGTAATAGCGAATAG
- the hslO gene encoding Hsp33 family molecular chaperone HslO: MTDLPDTDYTQRFIFDDSDARGELVALERSYAEVLAKHPYPEPVAQMLGELMAAAALLVGTLKFDGLLILQARSDGPVPLLMIECSSEREIRGLARYDAQQIAPDATLADMMPNGVLALTVDPTQGQRYQGIVDLDGATLADCFTNYFVMSQQTNTRFWLYADGRRARGLLLQQLPADRLRDPEERDASWQHITALAGTLSADELLSLDNETVLHRLYHEETVRLFDGQPLRFQCSCSRERSGNALVSLGLEDAQQLVIEHGGAIEVDCQFCNERYLFDAADIAQLFAGAGVDTPSDTRH; the protein is encoded by the coding sequence ATGACTGATTTACCGGATACCGACTACACCCAGCGTTTCATCTTCGATGACAGCGACGCCCGCGGCGAGCTGGTGGCGTTGGAGCGTAGTTACGCCGAAGTCCTTGCCAAACACCCCTATCCGGAGCCGGTCGCACAAATGCTCGGTGAGCTGATGGCGGCTGCGGCACTGCTGGTCGGCACCTTGAAGTTCGATGGCTTGCTGATCCTCCAGGCCCGCTCCGATGGCCCGGTGCCGTTGCTGATGATCGAGTGCTCCAGTGAGCGCGAGATCCGTGGCCTGGCCCGCTATGATGCGCAGCAGATCGCGCCCGACGCGACGCTGGCCGACATGATGCCCAACGGCGTGCTGGCCCTGACGGTCGATCCGACCCAAGGCCAGCGCTACCAGGGCATTGTCGATCTCGACGGAGCGACCCTGGCCGATTGCTTCACCAACTACTTCGTCATGTCCCAGCAGACCAACACCCGCTTCTGGCTCTATGCCGACGGGCGGCGCGCTCGCGGTCTGCTGCTGCAACAATTGCCTGCCGACCGCCTTCGCGACCCGGAAGAGCGTGACGCCAGCTGGCAGCACATCACCGCTCTGGCCGGCACCTTGAGCGCCGATGAACTGTTGAGCCTGGACAATGAAACCGTGCTGCATCGCCTCTACCACGAAGAGACGGTGCGCCTGTTCGATGGCCAGCCGTTGCGCTTCCAATGCAGTTGCTCCCGTGAACGTTCCGGCAATGCGCTTGTCAGTCTGGGTCTGGAAGATGCGCAGCAACTGGTGATCGAGCATGGCGGTGCCATCGAGGTCGATTGCCAGTTTTGCAATGAGCGCTACCTGTTTGACGCGGCGGATATTGCTCAATTGTTCGCCGGTGCGGGTGTCGACACACCGTCAGATACTCGTCACTAA
- a CDS encoding PaaI family thioesterase, producing the protein MDAPAGLVESAFFKLLGCRLQSLGDGVAQVALGLEPPLRNRGGKLHGGALFSLVDIAMGLACSSVHGFDQQSATIECKINYIRAVSDGEVLCTARVIHPGRRTLVVEAEVMQGDKLVAKAQGTFAVL; encoded by the coding sequence ATGGACGCGCCGGCCGGGTTGGTGGAAAGTGCGTTTTTCAAGCTGCTCGGCTGCCGTTTGCAGAGCCTTGGGGACGGGGTGGCGCAAGTCGCCCTGGGCCTTGAGCCGCCGTTGCGCAATCGTGGCGGCAAGCTGCACGGCGGCGCGCTGTTCAGCCTGGTGGACATCGCCATGGGCCTGGCCTGCTCCAGTGTCCACGGCTTTGACCAGCAGAGCGCGACCATTGAATGCAAGATCAACTACATTCGCGCCGTTTCCGACGGCGAAGTGTTGTGCACCGCCCGGGTCATCCACCCGGGCCGGCGCACACTGGTGGTCGAGGCCGAGGTGATGCAAGGCGACAAACTGGTCGCAAAAGCGCAAGGCACGTTCGCTGTCCTATAG
- the ompR gene encoding two-component system response regulator OmpR: protein MSSTAQTAEGEKILIVDDDPGLSSLLERFFVSKGYRARTVPNTEQMDRLLAREVFNLVVLDLMLPGEDGLTACRRLRGANNQIPIIMLTAKGDELSRIKGLELGADDYLAKPFNPDELMARVKAVLRRQSAPVPGAPGSEDESVTFGDYELSLATRELKRGNEIHMLTTGEFAVLKALVMNARQPLTRDKLMNLARGREWDALERSIDVQISRLRRMIEPDPSKPRYIQTVWGVGYVFVPDGAASK, encoded by the coding sequence ATGAGCAGCACTGCACAAACTGCTGAAGGCGAAAAAATTCTTATCGTTGACGACGATCCCGGGCTGAGCAGCCTGCTGGAGCGTTTTTTCGTCAGCAAGGGCTACCGTGCCCGCACCGTACCGAACACCGAGCAAATGGATCGCCTGCTGGCCCGTGAGGTTTTCAACCTCGTGGTGCTGGACCTGATGTTGCCCGGTGAAGACGGCCTGACGGCTTGCCGTCGCCTGCGCGGCGCCAATAACCAGATTCCAATCATCATGCTCACCGCCAAAGGTGACGAACTGAGTCGTATCAAGGGCCTGGAACTGGGTGCCGACGACTACCTGGCCAAGCCGTTCAACCCCGACGAGCTGATGGCGCGGGTCAAGGCGGTACTGCGTCGTCAATCGGCTCCGGTCCCAGGTGCGCCGGGCAGCGAAGACGAGAGCGTGACCTTCGGCGACTATGAGCTGTCCCTGGCCACTCGCGAGCTCAAGCGCGGCAATGAGATCCACATGCTCACCACCGGCGAGTTCGCCGTGCTCAAGGCCCTGGTGATGAACGCCCGCCAGCCGCTGACCCGCGACAAGCTGATGAACCTGGCCCGTGGGCGTGAGTGGGATGCATTGGAGCGCTCCATCGACGTGCAGATCTCCCGTCTGCGCCGGATGATCGAGCCCGATCCTTCCAAGCCGCGGTATATCCAGACCGTCTGGGGCGTAGGTTATGTATTCGTGCCGGATGGCGCCGCCAGCAAGTGA
- the tauA gene encoding taurine ABC transporter substrate-binding protein: MTLRSPLRLLAVASLAAASLFAQAADLTVAYQTTVDPAKVAQADGAYEKATQAKIDWRKFDNGADVITAIASGDVQIGYLGSSPLTAAITRKVPVETFLIATQIGAAEALVARDGSGIKTPQDLIGKKIAVPFVSTGHYSLLAALKHWNIDPSKVTVLNLAPPAIIAAWKRGDIDATYVWDPALGVAKENGKVLISSAELAQFGAPTFDAWIVRKDFAQKHPEIVTAFAKVTLDAYARYRKDPQAWLADASNIDKLVKLSGAKASDIPLLLQGNVFPLAADQVVSLGAPTTKAITDTAAFLKEQGKVEAVLPDYAPFVSAKYITQ, translated from the coding sequence ATGACGTTGCGTTCCCCCCTTCGCCTTCTCGCGGTCGCCTCCCTGGCCGCAGCGAGCCTTTTTGCCCAGGCGGCCGACCTGACCGTCGCTTACCAGACCACCGTCGACCCGGCCAAAGTCGCCCAGGCCGATGGCGCCTACGAAAAAGCCACCCAAGCCAAGATCGACTGGCGCAAATTCGACAACGGCGCCGACGTCATCACCGCCATCGCCTCGGGCGACGTGCAGATCGGCTACCTCGGTTCCAGTCCGTTGACCGCGGCCATCACCCGCAAGGTCCCGGTGGAAACCTTCCTCATCGCCACCCAGATCGGCGCCGCCGAAGCCCTGGTAGCCCGCGACGGTTCCGGGATCAAGACCCCTCAAGACCTGATCGGCAAAAAGATCGCCGTACCCTTCGTGTCCACCGGGCACTACAGCCTGCTCGCCGCGCTGAAGCACTGGAACATCGACCCGTCGAAAGTCACCGTACTCAACCTCGCGCCACCGGCCATCATTGCGGCCTGGAAGCGCGGCGACATCGACGCCACCTACGTCTGGGACCCGGCTCTGGGCGTGGCCAAGGAAAACGGCAAGGTACTGATCAGCTCCGCAGAACTGGCCCAGTTCGGCGCACCGACCTTCGACGCCTGGATCGTGCGCAAGGACTTCGCTCAGAAGCATCCGGAAATTGTCACAGCCTTCGCCAAAGTCACCCTGGATGCCTATGCCCGGTATCGCAAGGACCCACAAGCCTGGCTGGCCGATGCGTCCAATATCGACAAACTGGTGAAACTCTCCGGCGCCAAGGCCAGCGACATCCCGCTGTTGCTGCAAGGCAACGTGTTTCCCCTGGCAGCCGATCAGGTCGTGAGCCTCGGTGCTCCGACCACCAAAGCCATCACCGACACCGCAGCCTTCCTCAAAGAGCAGGGTAAGGTCGAAGCCGTGTTGCCGGACTACGCGCCTTTTGTCAGCGCCAAATACATCACCCAGTGA
- a CDS encoding Tex family protein: MDSINSRIAEELGVRPQQVEAAVALLDEGSTVPFIARYRKEVTGSLDDTQLRHLEERLRYLRELDERRISILASIQEQGKLTPQLERDIKLADTKTRLEDLYLPYKQKRRTKGQIALEAGLGELADGLFNDPTLAPETEAARFVDAEKGVADVKAALEGAKYILMERFAEDANLLEKLRNYLKQEATLSARVIAGKEEEGAKFRDYFEHDEPLKSMPSHRALAIFRGRNEGILSSALKVGDELPGTMHPCEGMIGQQFGIQNQNRAADKWLAEVVRWTWKVKLYTHLETDLLGELRDNAETEAINVFAHNLHDLLLAAPAGPRATLGLDPGLRTGCKVAVVDSTGKLLDHATVYPHVPHNKWDQTLAVLAALCAKHSVDLIAIGNGTASRETDKLAAELIKKYPAMKMTKVMVSEAGASVYSASELASKEFPDLDVSIRGAVSIARRLQDPLAELVKIDPKSIGVGQYQHDVSQLKLARGLDAVVEDCVNAVGVDVNTASVALLARISGLNATLAQNIVTHRDEHGAFKTRAALKKVPRLGEKTFEQAAGFLRVMNGDNPLDSSAVHPEAYPLVQRIAAQTDRDIRSLIGDAAFLKRLDPKKFTDETFGLPTVTDILQELEKPGRDPRPEFKTAEFQDGVEDLKDLQPGMILEGVVTNVTNFGAFVDIGVHQDGLVHISALSEKFIKDPREAVKAGDVVKVKVMEVDIPRKRVGLSMRMSDTPGEKVDGARGARPGSTPRQSQNTAPRKETTSAAPTNNAMASLFANAKQLKKR; encoded by the coding sequence ATGGACAGCATCAACAGCCGCATCGCCGAGGAACTCGGCGTACGCCCACAACAGGTCGAAGCGGCCGTCGCGCTACTCGATGAAGGCTCCACGGTACCTTTTATCGCCCGTTACCGGAAAGAAGTCACCGGTAGCCTCGATGACACCCAATTGCGTCATCTGGAAGAGCGCCTGCGCTACCTGCGAGAACTCGACGAACGGCGCATCAGCATCCTGGCCAGCATTCAGGAGCAGGGCAAGTTGACCCCACAACTTGAACGCGACATCAAGCTGGCCGACACCAAGACCCGCCTCGAAGACTTGTACCTGCCCTACAAGCAAAAGCGCCGCACCAAGGGCCAGATCGCCCTGGAAGCTGGCCTTGGCGAGCTGGCCGACGGCCTGTTCAACGACCCGACCCTGGCCCCGGAAACCGAAGCCGCACGTTTCGTCGACGCCGAAAAAGGTGTGGCGGACGTGAAAGCGGCGCTGGAAGGTGCCAAGTACATCCTCATGGAACGCTTCGCCGAAGACGCCAACCTGCTGGAAAAACTGCGCAACTACCTCAAGCAGGAAGCCACCCTCAGCGCCCGCGTGATCGCTGGCAAGGAGGAAGAAGGCGCCAAGTTCCGCGATTATTTCGAACACGACGAACCGCTCAAGAGCATGCCGTCCCACCGTGCACTGGCGATTTTCCGTGGCCGCAACGAAGGCATCCTCAGTTCCGCGCTGAAAGTCGGCGATGAACTGCCCGGCACCATGCACCCGTGCGAAGGCATGATCGGCCAGCAATTCGGCATCCAGAACCAGAACCGCGCCGCCGACAAATGGCTGGCCGAGGTGGTCCGCTGGACTTGGAAGGTCAAGCTCTACACCCACCTGGAAACCGACCTGCTGGGAGAGTTGCGCGACAACGCCGAGACCGAGGCGATCAACGTCTTCGCCCACAACCTGCATGACCTGTTGCTGGCCGCGCCGGCCGGCCCGCGTGCCACCCTAGGCCTGGACCCGGGCCTGCGCACCGGTTGCAAGGTCGCGGTGGTGGACTCCACCGGCAAGCTGCTGGACCACGCCACGGTCTACCCGCACGTGCCACACAACAAGTGGGACCAGACCCTCGCCGTACTCGCCGCCCTGTGCGCCAAGCATTCGGTGGACCTGATCGCCATCGGCAACGGCACCGCCAGCCGCGAGACCGACAAACTGGCCGCCGAGCTGATCAAGAAATACCCGGCCATGAAGATGACCAAAGTCATGGTCTCCGAAGCCGGCGCTTCGGTTTATTCGGCATCGGAACTGGCCTCCAAGGAATTCCCGGACCTGGACGTGTCGATCCGTGGGGCGGTGTCCATCGCCCGGCGCCTGCAGGACCCACTGGCGGAGCTGGTGAAGATCGACCCGAAATCCATCGGTGTCGGCCAGTACCAGCACGACGTTTCCCAGTTGAAACTGGCCCGTGGCCTGGACGCCGTGGTGGAGGATTGCGTGAACGCCGTGGGCGTGGACGTGAACACCGCTTCGGTGGCGCTGTTGGCGCGTATCTCCGGCCTCAACGCCACGCTGGCGCAGAACATCGTCACCCACCGTGACGAACACGGCGCGTTCAAGACCCGCGCCGCGTTGAAGAAAGTCCCGCGCCTGGGCGAGAAAACCTTCGAACAGGCCGCCGGTTTCCTACGCGTCATGAACGGCGACAATCCGCTCGACTCGTCGGCCGTCCACCCCGAAGCCTACCCGCTGGTGCAACGCATCGCCGCCCAGACCGACCGCGACATCCGTTCGCTGATCGGTGACGCCGCGTTCCTCAAGCGTCTGGACCCGAAAAAATTCACCGACGAAACCTTCGGCCTGCCGACTGTGACCGACATCCTCCAGGAACTGGAGAAACCCGGCCGCGACCCGCGCCCCGAGTTCAAGACCGCGGAGTTCCAGGACGGCGTCGAAGACCTCAAGGACCTGCAACCGGGCATGATCCTCGAAGGCGTGGTGACCAACGTCACCAACTTCGGAGCCTTCGTCGACATCGGCGTGCACCAGGACGGCCTGGTGCACATCTCGGCCCTGTCGGAAAAGTTCATCAAGGATCCGCGCGAAGCCGTGAAGGCCGGTGATGTGGTGAAAGTGAAAGTCATGGAAGTCGACATCCCACGCAAACGCGTCGGCCTGTCGATGCGCATGAGCGACACGCCGGGCGAGAAAGTCGACGGTGCCCGTGGGGCTCGTCCGGGCTCGACGCCGCGCCAGTCGCAGAACACCGCGCCGCGCAAGGAAACCACCAGCGCGGCCCCGACGAACAACGCCATGGCCTCGTTGTTCGCCAACGCCAAGCAGTTGAAGAAGCGCTGA
- a CDS encoding ATP-dependent zinc protease, with amino-acid sequence MGVAGLRAKIDTGASTSSLHATDIEPFERDGEKWVRFTAHLGTVVQLRHRRCEAPLVARKTIKSSNGHAQVRYVISTTLALGDRIWRVEFTLACRKSMRYRLLLGSKALIDGQLVVNPGIKYVQDKPVFPVSTTSATGVA; translated from the coding sequence CTGGGAGTCGCGGGCCTACGGGCAAAAATCGACACCGGTGCCAGCACCTCCAGCCTGCACGCCACCGACATCGAGCCGTTCGAGCGCGACGGTGAAAAATGGGTGCGTTTCACCGCGCACCTGGGCACGGTGGTGCAGTTGCGCCATCGTCGCTGCGAAGCCCCGCTGGTGGCACGTAAAACGATAAAAAGCTCCAATGGCCACGCCCAGGTCCGCTACGTGATCAGCACCACGCTGGCATTGGGTGATCGGATCTGGCGGGTCGAGTTCACGCTGGCCTGCCGCAAATCCATGCGCTATCGCCTCCTATTGGGTTCCAAAGCCTTGATCGACGGCCAGTTGGTGGTCAATCCGGGCATCAAATACGTTCAAGACAAGCCGGTGTTCCCGGTGTCCACTACCTCTGCCACAGGTGTTGCATGA
- the rimK gene encoding 30S ribosomal protein S6--L-glutamate ligase: MKIAVLSRNPRLYSTRRLVEAGTERGHEMVVIDTLRAYMNIASHKPQIHYRGKPLEGFDAVIPRIGASVTFYGCAVLRQFEMMGVFPLNESVAIARSRDKLRSLQLLSRRGIGLPVTGFAHSPDDIPDLIAMVNGAPLVIKVLEGTQGIGVVLCETATAAESVIEAFMGLKQNIMVQEYIKEAGGADIRCFVVGDKVIASMKRQAKPGEFRSNLHRGGSASLIKITPEERMTALRAAKVMGLAVAGVDILRSNHGPLVMEVNSSPGLEGIETTTSKNVAGIIIEHLEKNGGPNMTRTKGKG, encoded by the coding sequence ATGAAGATCGCTGTGCTGTCGCGTAACCCGCGTCTGTATTCCACTCGTCGCCTGGTTGAAGCCGGCACCGAACGTGGCCATGAAATGGTGGTGATCGATACCCTGCGCGCCTATATGAACATTGCCAGCCACAAGCCGCAGATCCACTATCGTGGCAAGCCACTGGAAGGGTTCGATGCAGTGATCCCGCGCATCGGCGCATCAGTGACGTTCTATGGCTGCGCGGTGTTGCGTCAGTTCGAAATGATGGGCGTTTTTCCCCTCAACGAATCCGTAGCCATTGCCCGATCCCGGGACAAACTGCGCTCGCTGCAATTGCTGTCGCGGCGCGGGATTGGCTTGCCGGTAACCGGTTTTGCCCACTCACCCGACGACATTCCCGACCTGATCGCAATGGTCAATGGCGCGCCACTGGTGATCAAGGTGCTGGAAGGCACTCAAGGCATCGGCGTCGTGCTGTGTGAAACCGCGACAGCGGCGGAGTCGGTGATCGAGGCCTTCATGGGCCTGAAACAGAACATCATGGTCCAGGAATACATCAAGGAAGCCGGCGGCGCGGACATTCGTTGCTTCGTAGTCGGCGACAAGGTGATCGCCTCGATGAAACGCCAGGCCAAGCCGGGTGAGTTTCGCTCCAACCTGCATCGCGGCGGCAGTGCCAGCCTGATCAAGATCACCCCAGAAGAACGCATGACCGCTCTGCGCGCCGCAAAAGTCATGGGCCTGGCCGTGGCCGGCGTGGACATCCTGCGCTCCAATCACGGGCCACTGGTGATGGAAGTCAACTCTTCGCCGGGCCTGGAAGGGATCGAGACCACCACCAGCAAGAATGTGGCGGGGATCATCATCGAGCACTTGGAAAAGAATGGCGGGCCGAACATGACTCGGACAAAAGGCAAGGGTTAA
- a CDS encoding ATP-binding protein encodes MKTPVWFPQSFFSRTLWLVLIVVLFSKALTLVYLLMNEDVLVDRQYSHGVALTLRAYWAADETNRAKIAEAATLIRVVGAGVPEGEQHWPYSEIYQRQMQAELGADTEVRLRMHSPPALWVRAPSLGDGWLKVPLYPHPLRGQKIWNVLGWFLAIGLLSTASAWIFVSQLNQPLKRLVYAARQLGQGRSVRLPISDTPSEMTEVYRAFNQMAEDVEQAGRERELMLAGVSHDLRTPLTRLRLSLELMGEHTDLTDEMVRDIEDMDAILDQFLAFIRDGRDESVEEVDLSELVREVVAPYNQGEEKVHLRLEPIQPFPLRRVSMKRLLNNLIGNALNHAGTGVEVAAYVSGDTSAPYVVLSVMDRGAGIDPSELEAIFNPFTRGDRARGGKGTGLGLAIVKRIASMHGGNVELRNRVGGGLEARVRLPLGLMLPRDAV; translated from the coding sequence ATGAAAACCCCCGTGTGGTTCCCCCAGAGTTTCTTCTCTCGCACCCTCTGGCTGGTGCTGATCGTCGTGCTCTTCTCCAAGGCGTTGACCCTGGTCTATCTGCTGATGAACGAAGACGTGCTGGTGGATCGGCAGTACAGCCACGGCGTTGCCTTGACCCTGCGGGCCTATTGGGCTGCCGACGAAACCAACCGAGCGAAAATCGCTGAAGCGGCGACCTTGATCCGGGTGGTCGGTGCCGGTGTGCCGGAGGGCGAGCAACACTGGCCTTACAGCGAGATTTATCAACGACAGATGCAGGCCGAACTCGGCGCCGACACCGAGGTGCGACTGCGTATGCACTCGCCGCCGGCGCTGTGGGTGCGTGCCCCGAGCCTGGGGGATGGCTGGCTGAAAGTGCCGCTGTACCCTCATCCATTGCGCGGCCAGAAAATCTGGAACGTGCTCGGCTGGTTCCTGGCCATCGGCCTGCTGTCGACGGCTTCGGCGTGGATCTTCGTCAGCCAGCTCAACCAACCGCTCAAGCGCCTGGTCTACGCTGCCCGCCAACTGGGCCAGGGCCGTAGCGTGCGGCTGCCCATCAGCGACACGCCGAGCGAGATGACCGAGGTCTACCGTGCCTTCAATCAGATGGCCGAAGACGTCGAACAGGCCGGGCGCGAGCGCGAACTGATGCTCGCTGGTGTCTCCCACGACCTGCGCACTCCGCTGACCCGGCTACGGCTGTCGCTGGAGTTGATGGGCGAGCACACTGACCTGACCGATGAAATGGTCCGTGACATCGAAGACATGGACGCGATTCTCGATCAGTTCCTGGCGTTCATTCGCGACGGTCGTGACGAGTCGGTGGAAGAGGTGGACCTCAGCGAACTGGTGCGCGAAGTGGTCGCGCCCTATAACCAGGGCGAAGAAAAGGTGCACCTGCGCCTGGAGCCGATTCAACCGTTCCCGCTGCGCCGGGTGTCGATGAAGCGTCTGCTGAACAACCTGATTGGCAATGCCCTGAACCATGCTGGCACTGGCGTCGAGGTGGCGGCCTACGTCTCCGGCGACACCAGCGCGCCCTATGTGGTGTTGAGCGTCATGGACCGTGGCGCCGGCATCGATCCTTCGGAGTTGGAAGCCATTTTCAACCCTTTCACCCGAGGCGACCGTGCCCGGGGCGGGAAGGGTACGGGGCTTGGCCTGGCCATCGTCAAGCGCATCGCCTCGATGCATGGCGGCAACGTCGAGCTGCGCAACCGCGTCGGCGGTGGGCTGGAAGCGCGAGTGCGCTTGCCGTTGGGGTTGATGCTGCCTCGGGATGCGGTGTAG
- the gshA gene encoding glutamate--cysteine ligase, giving the protein MSDLLNRRLALLGERANLSLLEQCLHGIERECLRVTDHGRLAQTPHPRALGSALTNEQITTDYSESLLEFITPALADPADTLRSLDKIHRFAYSKLGDEYLWSPSMPCPLPEEEDIPIAYYGTSNIGRLKYVYRKGLALRYGKTMQCIAGIHYNFSLPEKLWPLLRQAEGVEVSDRDFQSSAYIALIRNFRRYSWLLMYLFGASPALDAGFLRGRPHQLEQLDPDTLYLPYATSLRMSDLGYQSNAQAGLTPCYNDLTSYTDSLRKAVATPYAPYVEVGTHQNGEWVQLNTNILQIENEYYSNIRPKRVTYTGERPIQALMARGIQYVEVRCLDINPFLPMGIDLTESRFLDAFLLYCGLNDSPQLENNECSNATSNFLTVVKEGRKPGLQLQRQGQAVDMQAWAIELLEKIAPLASLLDQSHGGDAHRQALDAQLAKVRDPSLTPSAQVLAAMAEHQESFAQFSLRQSKAHAEYFRAEPLPTQEQTAFEDAARESLVQQTELEQNEVGDFDVFVGSYQASILAISN; this is encoded by the coding sequence TTGAGCGACCTTTTAAACCGCCGCCTGGCCCTGCTCGGCGAGCGCGCCAACCTCTCCCTGCTCGAACAGTGCCTGCACGGCATCGAGCGTGAATGCCTGCGTGTCACGGACCATGGGCGTCTGGCACAGACCCCGCATCCCCGGGCGCTGGGTTCGGCGTTGACCAACGAACAGATCACCACGGACTATTCCGAGTCGTTGCTGGAGTTCATCACCCCGGCCCTGGCCGACCCAGCCGATACCCTGCGTAGCCTCGACAAAATCCATCGGTTTGCCTACAGCAAGCTCGGTGACGAGTACCTGTGGAGTCCTTCGATGCCGTGCCCGCTGCCGGAAGAAGAAGACATCCCGATCGCCTACTACGGCACCTCGAATATCGGTCGGCTCAAGTACGTCTACCGTAAGGGCCTGGCCCTGCGCTACGGCAAGACCATGCAGTGCATCGCCGGGATCCACTACAACTTTTCCCTGCCGGAAAAGCTCTGGCCCTTGCTCCGGCAGGCCGAAGGCGTCGAGGTCAGCGACCGTGACTTCCAGTCGTCGGCCTACATCGCACTGATCCGCAATTTCCGCCGCTACAGCTGGTTGTTGATGTACCTGTTCGGCGCCTCGCCGGCCCTGGACGCCGGTTTCCTGCGCGGTCGCCCGCACCAGTTGGAACAACTGGATCCGGACACCTTGTACCTGCCCTACGCCACCAGCCTGCGCATGAGCGACCTGGGCTACCAGAGCAACGCCCAAGCCGGCCTGACACCGTGCTACAACGACCTGACGAGCTACACCGATAGCCTGCGCAAAGCGGTGGCAACGCCCTACGCGCCCTACGTTGAAGTTGGCACTCACCAGAACGGCGAGTGGGTGCAGCTCAATACCAACATCTTGCAGATCGAAAACGAGTACTACTCCAACATCCGGCCCAAACGTGTGACCTACACCGGCGAGCGGCCGATCCAGGCCTTGATGGCCCGGGGCATCCAGTACGTCGAAGTGCGTTGCCTGGACATCAACCCGTTTCTGCCGATGGGCATCGACCTCACCGAATCGCGGTTTCTCGATGCGTTCCTGCTGTATTGCGGCCTCAACGACAGCCCGCAGCTGGAAAACAATGAGTGCAGCAACGCCACGAGCAACTTCCTGACGGTGGTCAAGGAAGGTCGCAAGCCTGGCCTGCAATTGCAGCGACAAGGCCAAGCCGTGGACATGCAGGCCTGGGCCATCGAATTGCTGGAAAAAATCGCGCCGCTGGCCTCGCTGCTCGACCAGAGTCACGGTGGCGACGCCCACCGCCAGGCATTGGACGCGCAACTGGCGAAGGTCCGTGATCCCTCCCTGACGCCCTCCGCCCAAGTGCTGGCGGCCATGGCCGAGCATCAGGAAAGCTTTGCCCAGTTCTCCCTGCGCCAAAGCAAAGCCCACGCCGAATACTTCCGCGCCGAGCCATTGCCAACCCAGGAGCAGACAGCCTTCGAAGACGCCGCCCGTGAATCCCTGGTTCAGCAAACTGAGCTGGAGCAGAACGAGGTGGGGGATTTCGATGTGTTCGTGGGTTCGTATCAGGCGAGCATTCTGGCGATCAGTAACTGA